GGCAAGCCGAGCTGGACGTGAGCGCGCTGCTGCTGGAGAGCCGCAAGGACGCCGAACGCGAGCACGACCGGATCGTGCAGCGAGCCAGGGCACTCCAGGACGACACCGAGCGCCGCGAGAGCCGGCTCGCCGAGCGCGAGCAACGCCTCGATGCCGAGCTCGACCGCATCGAGGCGCGCAGCCGCGACCTCGAAGACGCCGAGTCGGCGGCAAAGGACCGCGATGCCGAGCTCGACGCCCGCGAGCGGTCGATCACCGGCGAGCTCGAACGAATCGCCACCCTCACCGCCGATGACGCCAAGGCAGAGCTGCTTGCCGCGCAGGAGTCCACAATCCGCCGCGAGAGCGCGCTGATGGCCCGCCAGATCGAGCAGACCGCGACCGCCGAAGCCACGACGAAGGCGAAGGCCATCGTCGCCGACGCGATCGCGCGGGTGGCCAGTGAGCAGACCGCGGAAAGCGTGGTCGCGGTGATGCACCTGCCCAGCGATGACATGAAGGGCCGCATCATCGGCCGCGAAGGCCGCAACATCCGAGCCTTCGAGACGATCACCGGCGTCAACCTGATCATCGACGACACGCCCGAGGCCGTGCTGCTGTCGTGCTTTGACCCAGTACGCCGCGAGATCGGCCGGCTCACCCTGTCGCGGCTCGTCGAAGACGGTCGCATTCATCCGCACCGCATCGAGGAGGCCTACGAGCGTAGCGTCGGCGAGGTCGATGAGATCTGCCAGCGTGCGGCTGAGGACGCGCTCGTCGAGGTCGGCATCGACAACCTCCACCCGGAGCTGATGAAGCTGCTCGGGCGACTGCGCTTCCGGACGTCGTACGGACAAAACGTGCTGCTGCACCTGATCGAGACCGCCCACATCGCCGCGGCCATGGCCGCCGAGCTCGGCGTGCCTGTCGAGTCGGTCAAGCGCGGCGCCTTCCTGCACGACATCGGCAAGGCGGTCACCCACGAGATGGAAGGCTCGCACGCGCTGATCGGCGGCGAGCTGGCGCGCAAGTACGGCGAGAGCGAAGAGGTCGCGCACGCGATCGAAGCGCACCACAACGAGGTCATGCCGCAGACCATCGAGGCGGTGCTGACCCAGGCCTCGGACTCCTGCTCCGGTGGGCGGCCAGGTGCCCGCCGCGAGAGCGTCGAGGCCTACGCGCAGCGTTTGGAGCGCATCGAGGAGATCGCCGGTGCCAAGGACGGTGTGGAGAAGGTCTTTGCCATGCAGGCCGGCCGCGAGGTGCGCGTCATGGTCAAGCCGGACGAGATCGACGATGCCGCGTCCGCCGTACTCGCCAGGGAGGTCGCCGCGCAGATCGAGGACGAGCTGACCTACCCAGGCCAGATCCGCGTCACGGTCGTTCGCGAGTCACGCGCCACCGAGATCGCCCGCTAACTGTGTCGGCCAGGACGGTGTTGGCAGCGACAGGGCTCGGTCACCCTGCCGGCAAGTCTCACCGTTCGCCCAAAAAGTCGAACACTGCATTCGCGAATCCCGTGGGGTCCTCGACATTCGAGAGGTGAGTGACAGGCATGCGCACCCGCTCGGCGGCCGGAATCGAGTCGGCGATGAGCGTTCCGTGCTCAGGCAGGCAGACGGTGTCGTGCTCCCCGATGATGACGAGTGTTTCGGCCCGGATAAGAGGAAGGGTGCGGCGCAGGTCGGCGTCTCGCACGGCTGCCAGGCATCCGGCGAGCCCCGTGACCCGCATGCCCAGGATGTCGTCGCGGAACGGTCCCACAAGCGCTTCGTCCGCTCGGAGCTGATCGGGGAACCAGTTGCACAGGAACCCGGCAGCGATCTCCGTGAGATCCGGTGCGTTGAGCACGTCAATGATCTTTGCGTCCCACTGCGGTGCCGGCCCGAGGTAGGCGGAGGTGTTGGCAAGGACGAGCTTGTCGATACGGTCCGGCTCGTGGATGCCGAGCCACTGGCCGATGAAACCGCCAAGCGAGAGCCCGCAGAAGTGCGCGGTGTCGATGTCCAGTGCGTCCATCAGCTCGACGACGTCTCGACCCAGCCGCTCGATCGAGTATGCGCCCCCGGGAGCATCGGACTCTCCGTGACCGCGGGTGTCGTATCGGAGGACGCGGAAGTGACCTGCGAAGTCCGTGATGTTGCGATCCCACATGTCCAAGGTGGTCGCGATGGAGTTGGACAGCATCAGCACCGGGGCATCGTCGGGGCCGTCCAGGCGATAGCGCGTTCGGGTGCCGTCTCCAAGTGTGACGGTTGATGTGGTTCCCATGGTTCGTCCTTTCAGCCGCGAACGTGACTGAGCCACCGTAAAAGCTGACATTGATGTGAGCTTCAAGGTGGAGGACGACCCTGGTCAACTAGCCGGGCGGGCAGTCGTCTTAACTATCCGGTCGGGCAGTCGTCCGGGCGCGGCGCGACCGGCGCGGTGATCCCATCGGCGCCCAGCGTCGACTCGAACGCCTCGGCCCACTGGCCATCGGAGTACGCCGCAAGCAACGCGTCGGTCAAGAACTGGCACATCGCGACGTCGCCGAGCGGGTAGCCGATGCCGTATCGCTGCGTGGTGAACGGCTCGCCGACGATATGTACGTCGTCGGGGTAC
The nucleotide sequence above comes from Epidermidibacterium keratini. Encoded proteins:
- the rny gene encoding ribonuclease Y is translated as MLAEGRAAGLEEGHAAGYAQGRRAGRNEAKAAALVEARLTAKRQVSAEFDSATRDKIRTELADEVRAQVRDELDAEIEAARAEAMADAKATRDAAMRMRVQIAAEVASSRRQAELDVSALLLESRKDAEREHDRIVQRARALQDDTERRESRLAEREQRLDAELDRIEARSRDLEDAESAAKDRDAELDARERSITGELERIATLTADDAKAELLAAQESTIRRESALMARQIEQTATAEATTKAKAIVADAIARVASEQTAESVVAVMHLPSDDMKGRIIGREGRNIRAFETITGVNLIIDDTPEAVLLSCFDPVRREIGRLTLSRLVEDGRIHPHRIEEAYERSVGEVDEICQRAAEDALVEVGIDNLHPELMKLLGRLRFRTSYGQNVLLHLIETAHIAAAMAAELGVPVESVKRGAFLHDIGKAVTHEMEGSHALIGGELARKYGESEEVAHAIEAHHNEVMPQTIEAVLTQASDSCSGGRPGARRESVEAYAQRLERIEEIAGAKDGVEKVFAMQAGREVRVMVKPDEIDDAASAVLAREVAAQIEDELTYPGQIRVTVVRESRATEIAR
- a CDS encoding alpha/beta fold hydrolase, with the translated sequence MGTTSTVTLGDGTRTRYRLDGPDDAPVLMLSNSIATTLDMWDRNITDFAGHFRVLRYDTRGHGESDAPGGAYSIERLGRDVVELMDALDIDTAHFCGLSLGGFIGQWLGIHEPDRIDKLVLANTSAYLGPAPQWDAKIIDVLNAPDLTEIAAGFLCNWFPDQLRADEALVGPFRDDILGMRVTGLAGCLAAVRDADLRRTLPLIRAETLVIIGEHDTVCLPEHGTLIADSIPAAERVRMPVTHLSNVEDPTGFANAVFDFLGER